In a single window of the Prochlorococcus marinus str. AS9601 genome:
- a CDS encoding DUF3067 family protein has product MNPLLVDEVIHYLIHRWGKKYDFRLFRRGKFVYFQMMWGFLGQESFPLSEDEYKKSIADKIEILNRCGYSEEVRQWLKQVNAKPRLGRAVSLQLDLNEKMKEFLT; this is encoded by the coding sequence ATGAACCCATTGCTAGTTGATGAAGTTATACATTATTTGATTCATCGCTGGGGAAAAAAATATGACTTTAGACTCTTTAGAAGAGGAAAATTCGTGTATTTTCAAATGATGTGGGGATTTCTTGGACAGGAATCATTCCCTTTAAGTGAAGATGAATATAAAAAATCGATAGCTGATAAAATCGAGATTTTAAATAGATGTGGATATTCAGAAGAAGTAAGGCAATGGCTAAAGCAAGTCAATGCTAAGCCAAGGTTAGGTAGAGCTGTTAGCTTGCAATTAGATCTTAATGAGAAGATGAAAGAGTTTTTGACTTAA
- the tatC gene encoding twin-arginine translocase subunit TatC, translating to MRGTGQSEKKLSDSMTFSDHLEELRQRILNSIYSILISIFFSFLIIKPLISFLEIPAGDIHLLQLAPGEFLFVAIKVAGYSGLIVSMPYIFYQVILFISPGLTKQEKSLILPAVFGSGLLFFLGLIFSWWILVPAAINFFISFGADIVEPTWSIERYFDFVLLLMSSTAIAFQLPVLQFILGSLGIITTEKMISNWKIVVISSAILSAVITPSTDPLTMSLLSISIVFLFFVGTGLTYLSENLKSKTLSSSH from the coding sequence ATGAGAGGTACAGGTCAAAGTGAAAAAAAATTATCAGATTCGATGACTTTTAGTGATCATTTAGAGGAACTTCGTCAAAGAATACTCAACTCAATTTACTCAATACTTATTTCAATATTCTTTAGTTTTCTCATCATTAAGCCATTAATATCTTTTTTAGAAATTCCAGCTGGTGATATTCATTTACTACAACTTGCTCCAGGAGAGTTTTTATTTGTCGCTATTAAAGTTGCAGGTTACAGCGGATTGATAGTTTCTATGCCTTATATTTTTTATCAAGTAATATTATTCATTTCTCCTGGTTTAACAAAACAAGAAAAAAGCCTTATATTGCCTGCAGTTTTTGGTTCAGGTCTTCTATTTTTTTTAGGATTAATTTTTTCATGGTGGATATTAGTCCCTGCAGCAATAAATTTCTTCATTAGTTTCGGTGCTGATATTGTTGAACCAACTTGGTCTATAGAAAGATATTTTGATTTTGTTCTCTTATTAATGTCTAGCACTGCAATAGCTTTTCAATTGCCAGTATTACAATTTATTCTTGGTTCTCTTGGAATAATCACAACAGAGAAAATGATTTCAAATTGGAAGATAGTTGTAATTTCCTCTGCAATATTATCTGCAGTGATTACCCCTTCAACTGACCCATTGACTATGTCATTGCTATCTATATCGATTGTGTTTTTATTTTTTGTGGGTACTGGATTAACTTACTTATCAGAAAATCTTAAGTCAAAAACTCTTTCATCTTCTCATTAA